Proteins from a genomic interval of Xiphophorus maculatus strain JP 163 A chromosome 7, X_maculatus-5.0-male, whole genome shotgun sequence:
- the tsn gene encoding translin, whose protein sequence is MSVTEMFSYIQGFLSADQDVREDIRKVVQNLEQTAREILTVLQSVHQPSGFKEIPSKCARARELFCTVRTHLAELKTKFPAEQYYRFHEHWRFVLQRLVFLAAFVVYLESEALVTREEAAQILGIEVVREKGFHLDVEDFLAGVLIMASELSRLAVNSVTAGDYSRPLRISNFINELDSGFRLLNLKNDPLRKRYDGLKYDVKKIEEVVYDLSIRGLAKEPESGGDK, encoded by the exons ATGTCTGTGACTGAAATGTTCAGCTACATCCAGGGATTCTTGAGCGCCGACCAGGACGTCAGAGAG GATATCCGCAAGGTGGTCCAGAATTTGGAGCAGACCGCCAGGGAAATCCTTACGGTGCTTCAAAGTGTTCACCAGCCATCTGGGTTCAAAGAGA TTCCCAGTAAGTGTGCCAGGGCGCGGGAGTTATTCTGCACTGTAAGGACGCACCTGGCTGAGCTCAAAACCAAATTTCCCGCTGAGCAGTATTACAG GTTCCATGAACACTGGCGGTTTGTCCTGCAGCGTTTGGTCTTCTTAGCGGCCTTTGTCGTCTACCTGGAAAGCGAAGCCCTCGTCACGCGGGAGGAGGCGGCTCAGATACTTGGAA TTGAAGTTGTGCGAGAGAAGGGCTTTCACCTGGACGTTGAAGATTTCCTGGCTGGAGTGCTGATAATGGCCAGTGAACTG TCGCGGTTAGCGGTGAACAGCGTCACAGCGGGAGACTACAGCCGGCCGCTCCGCATCTCGAACTTCATCAATGAGCTGGACTCGGGCTTCCGCCTGCTCAACCTGAAGAACGACCCGCTGAGGAAGCGCTACGACGGTCTGAAGTACGACGTGAAGAAGATCGAAGAGGTGGTCTACGACCTGTCCATCCGCGGTCTGGCGAAGGAGCCCGAGTCCGGCGGAGACAAGTAG
- the fam124a gene encoding protein FAM124A isoform X2 yields MEKTFTEDDCVDSGAETGGSDYSPLSSTSSELSMGELQDPFLVSVHLISDPGQGKFLQRAADAVLAWVHPELQLFKVSERASTSQRTWPKRHQNGVPSAGPQPAVAVILFLQEMYGGEGQILTLQRTLQRPPWRYHHTEKVSNGRSMLPLTPCSQDFFVLSPGTPLWAVRQVHYGKEIVRFTVYCRHENYVDMVRLYKLLLQRRVAQKKEDFCFFVVYSNPDMEIQLSFKRLPRGQSPVVLDSAVMEVRVRDVGVLVPLLPHPCSPISDVRWQTEDYDGNKILLQIALEAVALWQPVTTTHTL; encoded by the exons ATGGAGAAAACCTTCACAGAGGATGACTGCGTGGATTCGGGAGCAGAGACCGGGGG aTCTGATTACAGTCCTCTGTCCTCGACGAGCA GTGAGTTATCCATGGGTGAGCTCCAAGACCCGTTCCTCGTCAGCGTCCACCTCATCTCCGACCCCGGCCAGGGGAAGTTTCTGCAGCGCGCCGCCGACGCCGTGTTGGCGTGGGTTCACCCCGAGCTGCAGCTCTTCAAAGTCTCCGAGCGGGCGTCCACCTCCCAGCGGACTTGGCCGAAGCGGCACCAAAACGGCGTCCCGTCCGCCGGACCTCAGCCGGCCGTGGCGGTCATCCTCTTCCTGCAGGAGATGTACGGCGGCGAGGGGCAGATCCTGACGCTGCAGCGCACCCTGCAGAGACCGCCGTGGCGGTACCACCACACAGAAAAAGTCAGCAACGGCCGCAGCATGCTGCCCCTCACGCCGTGCAGTCAGGACTTTTTCGTCTTGTCCCCCGGCACGCCGCTCTGGGCGGTCCGGCAGGTCCACTACGGCAAGGAAATTGTGCGGTTCACAGTTTACTGTCGCCATGAGAATTACGTCGACATGGTCCGGCTCTACAAGCTGCTGCTCCAGCGACGTGTGGCGCAGAAGAAGGAGGACTTTTGCTTCTTCGTGGTGTACTCCAACCCCGACATGGAGATCCAGCTGTCCTTTAAGAGGCTCCCCCGGGGACAGAGCCCCGTTGTGCTGGACTCGGCGGTGATGGAGGTGAGGGTACGAGACGTTGGAGTGCTGGTCCCGCTGCTACCCCACCCCTGCAGCCCGATCAGCGACGTCCGCTGGCAGACGGAGGATTATGATGGGAATAAAATCCTGCTGCAG attGCTCTGGAAGCCGTGGCCTTGTGGCAGCCTGTCACGACGACACACACTCTGTAA
- the fam124a gene encoding protein FAM124A isoform X1: MEKTFTEDDCVDSGAETGGSDYSPLSSTSSELSMGELQDPFLVSVHLISDPGQGKFLQRAADAVLAWVHPELQLFKVSERASTSQRTWPKRHQNGVPSAGPQPAVAVILFLQEMYGGEGQILTLQRTLQRPPWRYHHTEKVSNGRSMLPLTPCSQDFFVLSPGTPLWAVRQVHYGKEIVRFTVYCRHENYVDMVRLYKLLLQRRVAQKKEDFCFFVVYSNPDMEIQLSFKRLPRGQSPVVLDSAVMEVRVRDVGVLVPLLPHPCSPISDVRWQTEDYDGNKILLQVQGACWRSRQNPCCMAPAVGESALAPSNFIRAVTSYKNRRHQQRVTSRPRGHQTSQSSLPLACEEQDEQEEWSDQQLPDHQNSHWRGHQSGSHFSLPNLGSTGSYSARNPPAPGSNLYNQVCSLQRRPSLVPPFRLNVDSLIGAEETDVDTGHKVNPGSSADLSVVSAYIKSTLPLTPRPLSAPPEDFRAAFSPDIPDGTYKSATLGRTPNSFSLDCSPSALLGAHLQSSSLSTSAAPSSSDVSINLSDSCSIVSAPIEEADRVEEEQEFYI, from the exons ATGGAGAAAACCTTCACAGAGGATGACTGCGTGGATTCGGGAGCAGAGACCGGGGG aTCTGATTACAGTCCTCTGTCCTCGACGAGCA GTGAGTTATCCATGGGTGAGCTCCAAGACCCGTTCCTCGTCAGCGTCCACCTCATCTCCGACCCCGGCCAGGGGAAGTTTCTGCAGCGCGCCGCCGACGCCGTGTTGGCGTGGGTTCACCCCGAGCTGCAGCTCTTCAAAGTCTCCGAGCGGGCGTCCACCTCCCAGCGGACTTGGCCGAAGCGGCACCAAAACGGCGTCCCGTCCGCCGGACCTCAGCCGGCCGTGGCGGTCATCCTCTTCCTGCAGGAGATGTACGGCGGCGAGGGGCAGATCCTGACGCTGCAGCGCACCCTGCAGAGACCGCCGTGGCGGTACCACCACACAGAAAAAGTCAGCAACGGCCGCAGCATGCTGCCCCTCACGCCGTGCAGTCAGGACTTTTTCGTCTTGTCCCCCGGCACGCCGCTCTGGGCGGTCCGGCAGGTCCACTACGGCAAGGAAATTGTGCGGTTCACAGTTTACTGTCGCCATGAGAATTACGTCGACATGGTCCGGCTCTACAAGCTGCTGCTCCAGCGACGTGTGGCGCAGAAGAAGGAGGACTTTTGCTTCTTCGTGGTGTACTCCAACCCCGACATGGAGATCCAGCTGTCCTTTAAGAGGCTCCCCCGGGGACAGAGCCCCGTTGTGCTGGACTCGGCGGTGATGGAGGTGAGGGTACGAGACGTTGGAGTGCTGGTCCCGCTGCTACCCCACCCCTGCAGCCCGATCAGCGACGTCCGCTGGCAGACGGAGGATTATGATGGGAATAAAATCCTGCTGCAG GTCCAGGGTGCATGCTGGAGAAGCAGACAAAACCCTTGCTGCATGGCACCCGCTGTTGGCGAATCCGCATTGGCTCCGTCCAACTTTATCCGCGCCGTCACCTCCTACAAAAACCGCCGTCACCAACAGAGGGTGACCTCCCGTCCCAGAGGCCACCAGACCTCGCAGAGCTCCCTCCCGCTGGCCTGCGAGGAGCAGGACGAGCAGGAGGAGTGGTCCGACCAGCAACTTCCTGACCACCAGAACTCCCATTGGAGGGGTCATCAGTCGGGTTCGCATTTCTCTCTACCCAACTTGGGCTCAACCGGCTCCTACTCCGCCCGGAACCCTCCTGCTCCGGGCTCCAACCTCTACAACCAGGTCTGCTCCCTCCAAAGGAGACCCTCGCTCGTCCCGCCTTTCCGTTTGAACGTGGATTCTCTGATCGGGGCGGAGGAGACAGACGTGGACACGGGACACAAGGTGAATCCCGGCAGCAGCGCCGACCTGTCCGTGGTGTCCGCTTACATCAAATCCACCCTGCCTCTGACGCCCCGGCCACTATCAGCCCCTCCAGAAGACTTCAGAGCCGCCTTCTCTCCGGACATTCCAGACGGCACCTACAAGTCGGCCACTCTGGGCCGAACGCCAAACAGCTTCTCCCTCGACTGCAGTCCCTCCGCTTTGCTGGGGGCGCATCTCCAAAGCAGCAGTTTGAGCACAAGTGCCGCTCCGTCTTCGAGTGACGTTTCCATCAACCTGTCAGACAGCTGCAGCATCGTTAGCGCTCCAATTGAAGAGGCAGACAGGGTAGAAGAAGAGCAGGAGTTCTACATTTGA